From Tripterygium wilfordii isolate XIE 37 chromosome 16, ASM1340144v1, whole genome shotgun sequence, one genomic window encodes:
- the LOC119980435 gene encoding BTB/POZ domain-containing protein At3g05675 encodes MSMLKGVQAVDLSTTKHVFVSAVQFATSSGTPCPQFGDELKISAKEQVEYMLGEDVDTPLVMADDDVKSAIKTGLSTIISSFEKVLSSLLLEAFVESKMTEDNILKSMSDLEWMCNILPKMGLMKDFVSNWIEISVKVLGVVENEKLDTLMWGLKVKLIELTTKVLDAVGYGNVLLPAPSRTQLLKTWLPYMRKMKPLLDSQGNEEMGFHYKMSDDLCESIEGAMISLILALPSNDQADILAEWMRNKQFKFPDLSEAFELWCYRTKSAKRRLLEGLGKEDNDTTGCL; translated from the coding sequence ATGTCCATGTTAAAAGGGGTCCAAGCTGTGGATTTAAGCACGACAAAACATGTTTTTGTTTCAGCAGTTCAATTTGCTACATCCAGTGGTACACCATGTCCTCAATTTGGAGACGAGCTTAAAATCTCTGCTAAAGAACAAGTTGAATACATGCTAGGGGAAGATGTGGATACACCATTGGTTATGGCAGATGACGATGTGAAATCAGCCATAAAAACGGGGCTATccaccattatttcttcctttgAAAAGGTACTTTCCTCCCTACTGCTCGAGGCTTTTGTTGAATCAAAAATGACAGAGGACAACATACTGAAGAGCATGTCTGACCTTGAGTGGATGTGTAACATACTTCCGAAGATGGGATTAATGAAGGATTTTGTGTctaattggattgaaatatcGGTTAAAGTTTTGGGAGTGGTCGAGAACGAGAAACTTGATACTCTCATGTGGGGTTTAAAAGTAAAGTTGATTGAACTGACTACAAAGGTCTTGGATGCAGTTGGTTACGGAAATGTGCTTCTTCCAGCACCATCCCGGACGCAATTGTTAAAGACTTGGCTGCCTTACATGAGAAAGATGAAACCTCTTCTCGATTCCCAGGGCAATGAAGAGATGGGTTTTCATTACAAGATGAGTGATGACCTGTGCGAGAGCATTGAGGGGGCAATGATCTCACTAATACTGGCATTGCCATCAAACGATCAAGCTGATATTCTTGCAGAATGGATGAGAAATAAGCAGTTTAAATTTCCTGACTTGAGTGAAGCTTTTGAGCTATGGTGTTATAGAACAAAGTCAGCAAAGAGAAGGTTGTTGGAGGGTTTAGGTAAGGAGGACAACGATACCACTGGCTGCCTTTGA